One window of Nocardioides dongkuii genomic DNA carries:
- a CDS encoding PspC domain-containing protein gives MTDIRQSLARQGLVRPRHDRVVAGVCAGVARRFGLTPWTVRLLFLLLLFIPGTQLVIYPVLWLLMPSEGSAAAQPPGPYSAYPPER, from the coding sequence ATGACCGACATCCGCCAGAGCCTGGCCCGTCAGGGCCTCGTCCGCCCCCGCCACGACCGGGTCGTCGCCGGAGTCTGCGCCGGCGTCGCGCGCCGCTTCGGTCTGACCCCGTGGACCGTGCGGCTGCTCTTCCTGCTGCTGCTGTTCATCCCCGGCACCCAGCTGGTGATCTACCCCGTGCTGTGGCTGCTGATGCCGTCGGAGGGGAGCGCCGCCGCGCAGCCGCCGGGGCCGTACTCGGCGTACCCGCCGGAGCGCTGA
- a CDS encoding VOC family protein: MTAPTPYLQLPGTAREALTAYARIFGGEAQLHSFGEFGRDDGPADAIAHGYLVDGPVDLFAADVAEGEVPFRSEGLLLSLLGAAPKETLRAWFAGLAYGGRVLDDLQLRPWGAWDGQVVDRFGVPWLIGFEVDESA; encoded by the coding sequence ATGACGGCACCCACGCCCTACCTCCAGCTCCCCGGCACCGCCCGCGAGGCCCTGACCGCCTACGCGCGGATCTTCGGGGGCGAGGCGCAGCTGCACTCGTTCGGCGAGTTCGGCCGCGACGACGGCCCGGCGGACGCGATCGCGCACGGCTACCTGGTCGACGGCCCGGTCGACCTCTTCGCGGCCGACGTGGCCGAGGGCGAGGTGCCGTTCCGCAGTGAGGGGCTGCTGCTGTCGCTGCTCGGCGCGGCCCCGAAGGAGACGCTGCGGGCCTGGTTCGCGGGGCTCGCCTACGGCGGGCGGGTCCTCGACGACCTCCAGCTGCGGCCCTGGGGCGCGTGGGACGGCCAGGTCGTCGACCGGTTCGGCGTGCCGTGGCTGATCGGCTTCGAGGTCGACGAGTCCGCCTGA
- a CDS encoding YciI family protein: MAEYLLYFNQQWVGDHTEEWFRSRGPLALAVVDEMKAAGVYVFAGGLEEGSPVYSAEPTGGTALVTDGPYVETKEFLGGFAVVDVADDEAAKMWAGRLAEGCGWPQEVRKFGSQPQLP; this comes from the coding sequence ATGGCCGAGTACCTCCTCTACTTCAACCAGCAGTGGGTCGGGGACCACACCGAGGAGTGGTTCCGCAGCCGCGGACCGCTTGCCTTGGCGGTCGTCGACGAGATGAAGGCGGCCGGCGTGTACGTGTTCGCCGGTGGCCTCGAGGAGGGCAGCCCGGTCTACAGCGCCGAGCCGACCGGCGGCACGGCGCTCGTCACCGACGGGCCGTACGTCGAGACCAAGGAGTTCCTCGGCGGGTTCGCCGTGGTGGACGTGGCCGACGACGAGGCCGCGAAGATGTGGGCGGGCCGGCTCGCGGAGGGGTGCGGCTGGCCCCAGGAGGTGCGCAAGTTCGGGTCGCAGCCTCAGCTCCCCTGA
- the msrA gene encoding peptide-methionine (S)-S-oxide reductase MsrA codes for MSFFTRKSELIAPDQALPGRTERPWHLAERHLVLDAPVVTDEAPPGHEVAIFGLGCFWGAEEIYWQKPGVWSTSVGYAGGTTPNPSYEEVCSGRTNHTEAVRIVFDPAVISYADLVKTFFEVHDPTQGMRQGNDVGTQYRSAIYWTTPEQEQTARELTQVYGDELRRQRLGEITTEVREAPTYYYAEDQHQQYLAKNPFGYRCHSNTGVKFPETA; via the coding sequence ATGTCCTTCTTCACCCGCAAGTCCGAGCTGATCGCCCCCGACCAGGCGCTGCCCGGCCGCACCGAGCGCCCCTGGCACCTCGCCGAGCGGCACCTGGTCCTCGACGCACCCGTGGTCACCGACGAGGCTCCCCCGGGCCACGAGGTCGCGATCTTCGGCCTCGGCTGCTTCTGGGGCGCCGAGGAGATCTACTGGCAGAAGCCGGGCGTCTGGTCGACGTCGGTCGGGTACGCCGGCGGCACGACGCCGAACCCGTCGTACGAGGAGGTCTGCAGCGGCCGCACCAACCACACCGAGGCCGTGCGCATCGTCTTCGACCCCGCCGTGATCTCCTACGCCGACCTGGTCAAGACGTTCTTCGAGGTGCACGACCCGACCCAGGGCATGCGCCAGGGCAACGACGTCGGCACCCAGTACCGCTCCGCGATCTACTGGACCACGCCCGAGCAGGAGCAGACCGCGCGCGAGCTGACCCAGGTGTACGGCGACGAGCTGCGCCGCCAGCGCCTCGGCGAGATCACCACCGAGGTCCGCGAGGCCCCGACGTACTACTACGCCGAGGACCAGCACCAGCAGTACCTCGCCAAGAACCCCTTCGGCTACCGCTGCCACTCCAACACCGGCGTGAAGTTCCCCGAGACCGCCTGA
- a CDS encoding cystathionine gamma-synthase, which translates to MSEQQQGSQESTKGQGFETRAIHAGYEPDPTTGAVIPPIFATSTYKQDGVGGLRGGYEYSRSGNPTRTALEGNLAALEEGERAFAFASGLAAEDTLIRALCRPGDHVVLPDDAYGGTYRLFDKVAQVWGLAHSPAPVSDVDRVAAAVRPGETKLVWVETPTNPLLNIGDIEALAAVAHDAGALLVVDNTFASPYLQQPLTLGADVVVHSTTKYVGGHSDVVGGALVVRDLQLAEKLTFHQNAMGAVAGPFDSWLTLRGIRTLALRMERHCDNAEKVVAFLAAHPAVEEVIYPGLESHPGHEVAQRQMLRYGGMVSFRVRGGEERALAVCERTELFTLGESLGGVESLIEHPGRMTHASVAGTDLEVPADLVRLSVGIETADDLLGDLDRALG; encoded by the coding sequence ATGAGCGAGCAGCAGCAGGGCAGCCAGGAGTCGACCAAGGGCCAGGGCTTCGAGACCCGGGCCATCCACGCCGGCTACGAGCCCGACCCGACGACGGGCGCGGTGATCCCGCCGATCTTCGCGACCTCGACGTACAAGCAGGACGGCGTGGGCGGGCTGCGCGGCGGCTACGAGTACAGCCGCTCGGGCAACCCCACCCGCACCGCGCTCGAGGGCAACCTCGCCGCGCTGGAGGAGGGGGAACGGGCGTTCGCGTTCGCCTCCGGCCTGGCCGCCGAGGACACGCTGATCCGCGCGCTCTGCCGCCCCGGCGACCACGTGGTCCTCCCCGACGACGCGTACGGCGGGACCTACCGCCTCTTCGACAAGGTCGCGCAGGTCTGGGGCCTGGCGCACAGCCCGGCCCCGGTCTCGGACGTCGACCGGGTCGCCGCGGCGGTCCGTCCCGGCGAGACGAAGCTGGTCTGGGTCGAGACGCCCACCAACCCGCTGCTCAACATCGGCGACATCGAGGCGCTGGCCGCGGTCGCGCACGACGCCGGCGCGCTGCTGGTCGTCGACAACACCTTCGCCTCGCCGTACCTCCAGCAGCCGCTGACCCTCGGCGCCGACGTCGTGGTCCACTCCACGACCAAGTACGTCGGGGGGCACTCCGACGTCGTCGGGGGAGCGCTCGTGGTCCGCGACCTCCAGCTCGCCGAGAAGCTCACCTTCCACCAGAACGCGATGGGCGCGGTCGCCGGCCCGTTCGACTCGTGGCTGACCCTGCGCGGCATCCGCACCCTCGCGCTGCGGATGGAGCGGCACTGCGACAACGCGGAGAAGGTGGTCGCCTTCCTCGCCGCCCACCCCGCGGTCGAGGAGGTCATCTACCCGGGACTCGAGAGCCACCCCGGCCACGAGGTCGCCCAGCGCCAGATGCTCCGGTACGGCGGGATGGTGTCCTTCCGGGTCCGCGGCGGCGAGGAGCGCGCGCTGGCCGTGTGCGAGCGCACCGAGCTGTTCACGCTGGGGGAGTCCCTCGGGGGCGTCGAGTCGCTCATCGAGCACCCCGGCCGGATGACGCACGCCAGCGTCGCCGGCACCGACCTCGAGGTGCCGGCCGACCTGGTCCGGCTGAGCGTCGGCATCGAGACCGCCGACGACCTCCTCGGCGACCTCGACCGCGCCCTGGGCTGA
- a CDS encoding AI-2E family transporter, producing the protein MNDEGDATTPISGSVEQRRRLRLPMPRTASDDAERLAQRLAHQWAQLREERRAMEQPTPIVGGASNFSRAQVPWGLDLAAAWSWRLIVIVAAAALVFLAVGHLSVVVLPIAIALLISALAVPIVDGFQRIGLPRGLGSLLVVVGGIGLVAALLTFVTQQVASGATDLADSTVRGLDQIRAWLKDGPLNASESQINDYIASAQNAITQGAAEGGAVSQVTEVSSAVGHVFAGFFIVLFSVYFFLADGRRIWSWVVRLAPRAARERVDSSGRVAWVSLTQFVRATVLVAAVDAIGIAIGAWVLGVPFVLAIAVLVFLGAFVPMIGATLAGIVAVLVALVDQGPITALLMLAVIIVVQQIEGHVLQPFLLGRWVSLHPLGVILAIAVGVIVGGIAGALVAVPMAAAINAVVQHLAAYTEIGDDPVEELAEDYEETGSELEVPQPEEQR; encoded by the coding sequence GTGAACGACGAGGGCGATGCCACCACCCCGATCAGCGGGTCCGTCGAGCAGCGCCGCCGGCTCCGGCTGCCGATGCCCCGGACGGCGAGCGACGACGCCGAGCGGCTCGCCCAGCGGCTCGCCCACCAGTGGGCCCAGCTGCGCGAGGAGCGCCGGGCGATGGAGCAGCCGACCCCGATCGTCGGCGGCGCGTCGAACTTCAGCCGGGCCCAGGTGCCGTGGGGGCTCGACCTCGCCGCCGCGTGGTCCTGGCGGCTGATCGTGATCGTCGCCGCCGCTGCGCTGGTGTTCCTGGCGGTCGGGCACCTCTCGGTCGTCGTGCTGCCGATCGCGATCGCGCTGCTCATCTCCGCCCTCGCGGTCCCGATCGTCGACGGCTTCCAGCGCATCGGGCTGCCCCGCGGCCTGGGGTCGCTCCTCGTCGTGGTCGGCGGGATCGGGCTGGTGGCCGCGCTGCTGACCTTCGTCACCCAGCAGGTCGCCAGCGGCGCGACCGACCTCGCCGACTCCACGGTCCGGGGCCTCGACCAGATCCGCGCGTGGCTCAAGGACGGCCCGCTCAACGCGAGCGAGTCCCAGATCAACGACTACATCGCCAGCGCGCAGAACGCGATCACCCAGGGTGCCGCCGAGGGCGGCGCCGTCTCCCAGGTCACCGAGGTCAGCTCCGCCGTCGGCCACGTCTTCGCGGGCTTCTTCATCGTGCTGTTCTCGGTCTACTTCTTCCTCGCCGACGGCCGGCGCATCTGGTCCTGGGTGGTCCGGCTCGCGCCGCGCGCGGCCCGCGAGCGGGTGGACAGCTCGGGCCGGGTCGCCTGGGTCTCGCTGACGCAGTTCGTGCGGGCGACCGTGCTCGTCGCCGCCGTGGACGCCATCGGCATCGCCATCGGCGCCTGGGTGCTCGGCGTCCCGTTCGTGCTCGCGATCGCGGTGCTGGTCTTCCTCGGCGCGTTCGTGCCGATGATCGGCGCGACCCTCGCCGGCATCGTCGCGGTGCTCGTCGCGCTCGTCGACCAGGGACCGATCACGGCGCTGCTGATGCTCGCCGTCATCATCGTGGTCCAGCAGATCGAGGGCCACGTCCTGCAGCCGTTCCTGCTCGGCCGGTGGGTCTCGCTGCACCCGCTCGGGGTCATCCTCGCGATCGCGGTCGGCGTCATCGTCGGCGGCATCGCCGGCGCGCTCGTCGCCGTCCCGATGGCGGCCGCGATCAACGCGGTGGTGCAGCACCTCGCGGCGTACACCGAGATCGGCGACGACCCCGTCGAGGAGCTCGCCGAGGACTACGAGGAGACCGGCTCCGAGCTCGAGGTGCCGCAGCCCGAGGAGCAGCGGTGA
- the ilvA gene encoding threonine ammonia-lyase has product MTEVPPDPPVPPAPTVTLADIVAAREVLDGVAIATPMEESRWLSALAGGPVRLKCENLQRTGSFKARGAYVRISRLSAEERAHGVVAASAGNHAQGVALAAQLLGIKATVFMPEGAPIPKERATRAYGADVVFHGRYLEDAMVAARAFAAETGAVFIHPFDHADVVAGQGTAGLEILEQAPEARTVLVPTGGGGLLAGIAIAVKALRPDVRVVGVQAAGAAAYPGSLTSGRPVALESMLTMADGIAVGLPGEITFAAVRDHVDEIVTVSEDALSRALLALVERAKMVVEPAGAAAVAAMLDDPGRFATPAVAVLSGGNIDPLLLGKVIRHGMAAAGRYLNLHVTVPDVPGGLARLLGDVSAEGANVLEVVHERISPSLRLDEVEVHLQLETRGAPHAERVLARLRERGYRILE; this is encoded by the coding sequence GTGACCGAGGTCCCGCCCGATCCTCCCGTGCCCCCCGCGCCGACCGTGACGCTGGCCGACATCGTCGCGGCCCGCGAGGTGCTCGACGGCGTGGCGATCGCGACCCCCATGGAGGAGTCGCGGTGGCTCTCGGCGCTCGCCGGCGGCCCGGTGCGTCTCAAGTGCGAGAACCTCCAGCGCACCGGGTCGTTCAAGGCACGCGGCGCCTACGTCCGGATCTCGCGGCTCAGCGCCGAGGAGCGCGCCCACGGGGTGGTCGCGGCGTCCGCCGGCAACCACGCCCAGGGCGTCGCGCTGGCGGCCCAGCTGCTGGGCATCAAGGCGACCGTCTTCATGCCCGAGGGGGCGCCGATCCCCAAGGAGCGGGCGACCCGGGCGTACGGCGCCGACGTGGTCTTCCACGGCCGCTACCTGGAGGACGCGATGGTCGCGGCCCGGGCGTTCGCCGCGGAGACCGGCGCCGTGTTCATCCACCCCTTCGACCACGCCGACGTGGTCGCGGGCCAGGGCACGGCGGGCCTGGAGATCCTCGAGCAGGCGCCGGAGGCCCGGACCGTGCTGGTGCCGACCGGGGGCGGCGGGCTGCTGGCCGGCATCGCGATCGCGGTCAAGGCGCTGCGCCCCGACGTCCGCGTCGTCGGGGTGCAGGCGGCCGGCGCCGCGGCGTACCCCGGCTCGCTGACCAGCGGCCGACCGGTCGCGCTGGAGTCGATGCTGACGATGGCCGACGGCATCGCGGTCGGGCTGCCCGGCGAGATCACCTTCGCCGCCGTGCGCGACCACGTCGACGAGATCGTCACCGTCAGCGAGGACGCGCTCTCCCGCGCCCTGCTCGCGCTCGTCGAGCGCGCCAAGATGGTCGTGGAGCCCGCCGGCGCCGCCGCGGTCGCGGCGATGCTCGACGACCCGGGCCGGTTCGCCACGCCGGCGGTCGCCGTGCTCTCGGGCGGCAACATCGACCCCCTGCTGCTCGGCAAGGTGATCCGGCACGGCATGGCCGCCGCCGGGCGCTACCTCAACCTGCACGTCACCGTGCCCGACGTGCCCGGCGGGCTCGCCCGGCTGCTCGGCGACGTCAGCGCGGAGGGCGCGAACGTGCTCGAGGTCGTCCACGAGCGGATCTCGCCCTCGCTGCGCCTCGACGAGGTCGAGGTGCACCTCCAGCTCGAGACGCGCGGCGCCCCGCACGCCGAGCGGGTGCTGGCCCGCCTCCGCGAGCGGGGCTACCGGATCCTGGAGTAG
- the greA gene encoding transcription elongation factor GreA — protein MTQSTEQGTIWLTQDAFDKLTQELADLKGPIRQEVIARISAARDEGDLKENGGYHAAREEQGKVEGRIRQLEDMLRRAEVGETPPNDGVVEPGMVVTYRFVGDDEDEVETFLLGAREIEPEGLTVYSPQSPLGSAINGHARGETVSYEAPNGKQLEVVIVDAVPYTG, from the coding sequence ATGACGCAGTCGACCGAGCAGGGCACGATCTGGCTCACCCAGGACGCCTTCGACAAGCTCACCCAGGAGCTCGCCGACCTCAAGGGTCCGATCCGCCAGGAGGTCATCGCGCGGATCAGCGCGGCCCGCGACGAGGGCGACCTGAAGGAGAACGGCGGCTACCACGCGGCGCGCGAGGAGCAGGGCAAGGTCGAGGGCCGGATCCGCCAGCTCGAGGACATGCTGCGGCGCGCCGAGGTCGGCGAGACGCCGCCGAACGACGGCGTCGTCGAGCCCGGCATGGTCGTGACCTACCGCTTCGTCGGCGACGACGAGGACGAGGTCGAGACCTTCCTGCTCGGCGCCCGCGAGATCGAGCCCGAGGGCCTGACGGTCTACTCGCCGCAGTCCCCGCTCGGCTCGGCGATCAACGGCCACGCCCGCGGCGAGACCGTCTCCTACGAGGCGCCCAACGGCAAGCAGCTCGAGGTCGTCATCGTCGACGCGGTCCCCTACACCGGCTGA
- a CDS encoding DUF4307 domain-containing protein, protein MTSQDLANRYGAPARGGRLVRYAVTGVVAAVALVWLAWATLSHAKPPVDSEMVSFDVTGQHTATALVEVRLSDDATDVECLLRAFAEDHTVVGERSFSPVPEDGRRLEQTVRTERLATSVELVGCTAEGQPRPR, encoded by the coding sequence GTGACCTCGCAGGACCTCGCGAACCGGTACGGCGCCCCCGCCCGCGGCGGGCGCCTGGTGCGGTACGCCGTGACCGGCGTCGTCGCCGCCGTCGCGCTGGTCTGGCTCGCCTGGGCCACGCTGTCGCACGCGAAGCCGCCGGTGGACTCCGAGATGGTGTCCTTCGACGTCACCGGCCAGCACACCGCGACCGCGCTCGTCGAGGTCCGCCTCAGCGACGACGCCACCGACGTCGAGTGCCTGCTGCGGGCGTTCGCCGAGGACCACACCGTCGTCGGCGAGCGGTCCTTCTCGCCCGTCCCCGAGGACGGCCGACGCCTGGAGCAGACGGTGCGCACCGAGCGCCTCGCGACGTCGGTGGAGCTCGTCGGCTGCACCGCCGAGGGACAGCCCCGCCCGCGCTGA
- the mca gene encoding mycothiol conjugate amidase Mca, whose product MTGMSQHPRSGLRLMHVHAHPDDESSKGAASTAKYVAEGVDVHVVTCTGGERGSILNPKMERPDILENITEIRRQEMERARDILGVKQDWLGFVDSGWPEGDPKPPLPEGCFALVPLEEAAAPLVRLIREFRPHVVTTYDERGGYPHPDHVKCHEISVEAFRAAGDPERYPELGEPWQPLKLYYHHSFNRERMQRLHDAMLAHGLESPWAERLAEWEPEPEWDARVTTKVPCADYFGVRDQALLAHATQIDPDGFWFAIPREIQEDVWPTEDFELVVSHVPSTLPEDDLFAGITDPA is encoded by the coding sequence ATGACGGGCATGTCGCAGCACCCCCGGTCGGGCCTCCGGCTCATGCATGTCCACGCCCACCCCGACGACGAGTCGAGCAAGGGCGCCGCCTCCACCGCGAAGTACGTCGCCGAGGGCGTCGACGTCCACGTCGTCACCTGCACCGGCGGCGAGCGCGGGTCGATCCTCAACCCCAAGATGGAACGCCCCGACATCCTGGAGAACATCACCGAGATCCGCCGCCAGGAGATGGAGCGCGCCCGCGACATCCTCGGGGTCAAGCAGGACTGGCTCGGCTTCGTCGACTCCGGCTGGCCCGAGGGCGACCCGAAGCCGCCGCTGCCCGAGGGCTGCTTCGCGCTGGTGCCGCTCGAGGAGGCCGCGGCGCCGCTCGTCCGGCTGATCCGCGAGTTCCGCCCGCACGTGGTGACGACGTACGACGAGCGCGGCGGGTACCCGCACCCCGACCACGTGAAGTGCCACGAGATCAGCGTCGAGGCCTTCCGCGCGGCCGGCGACCCGGAGCGCTACCCCGAGCTCGGCGAGCCGTGGCAGCCGCTGAAGCTCTACTACCACCACTCCTTCAACCGCGAGCGGATGCAGCGGCTGCACGACGCGATGCTCGCGCACGGCCTGGAGTCCCCGTGGGCCGAGCGGTTGGCGGAGTGGGAGCCCGAGCCCGAGTGGGACGCGCGGGTGACCACCAAGGTGCCGTGCGCCGACTACTTCGGCGTGCGCGACCAGGCGCTGCTCGCGCACGCGACCCAGATCGACCCGGACGGCTTCTGGTTCGCCATCCCGCGGGAGATCCAGGAGGACGTATGGCCCACCGAGGACTTCGAGCTCGTCGTGAGCCACGTCCCTTCCACGCTGCCGGAGGACGACCTGTTCGCCGGCATCACCGACCCCGCTTGA
- a CDS encoding thioredoxin family protein — MATIELTSENFAAHVADDDILLVDFWAGWCGPCRQFAPTYEAASEAHPDIVFGSIDTEAQQELSAAAGIQSIPTLMAFREGVLVFAQAGALPAPALEQLISGLRGLDMDEVRRRVAEQEDAAP, encoded by the coding sequence ATGGCCACGATCGAGCTCACCTCCGAGAACTTCGCCGCGCACGTCGCGGACGACGACATCCTGCTCGTCGACTTCTGGGCGGGCTGGTGCGGACCGTGCCGGCAGTTCGCCCCGACGTACGAGGCGGCGTCCGAGGCGCACCCCGACATCGTGTTCGGCTCCATCGACACCGAGGCCCAGCAGGAGCTCTCGGCCGCCGCCGGGATCCAGTCGATCCCGACGCTGATGGCGTTCCGCGAGGGCGTGCTCGTCTTCGCCCAGGCCGGGGCACTGCCCGCGCCCGCGCTCGAGCAGCTGATCAGCGGTCTCCGCGGCCTGGACATGGACGAGGTACGCCGCCGGGTCGCCGAGCAGGAGGACGCGGCCCCCTAG
- a CDS encoding YihY/virulence factor BrkB family protein, which yields MTTARTVPVTTELDGDELDAEDAWHLARRHGLRRVAVDAFVRFRYGDGFTNSRALALQACLALVPFLLALTGLAADIDGEKVATVVAVTVDGISPGEGDGDALASAVGGSESSEDAGELALTLGLLLSVASMTTAMAQVERGANRIYGIRRDRPALRKYGRAAVLTGLLAVPVGLGFLLLVGGGAFADGMTEAYGWSDGTRRTWNVLRWPVGAALLVLAIAVLLDHAPRRRQPALSWLALGGVVAVVLSMLATAGLAAYVGLSGSFGSTYGPLAGMVALLLWALLAAISFFYGVAVCAQLEALRAGQREPAYDDPGRPHGRVVD from the coding sequence GTGACCACCGCACGCACGGTCCCCGTGACCACCGAGCTCGACGGCGACGAGCTCGACGCCGAGGACGCCTGGCACCTCGCCCGCCGGCACGGCCTGCGCCGGGTCGCGGTCGACGCCTTCGTGCGGTTCCGGTACGGCGACGGGTTCACGAACTCGCGGGCGCTCGCGCTCCAGGCGTGCCTGGCGCTGGTGCCGTTCCTGCTGGCGCTCACCGGGCTGGCCGCGGACATCGACGGCGAGAAGGTCGCGACGGTCGTCGCGGTCACCGTCGACGGGATCTCGCCGGGGGAGGGGGACGGCGACGCGCTCGCCTCGGCGGTCGGCGGGTCCGAGTCGAGCGAGGACGCCGGCGAGCTGGCCCTGACGCTGGGGCTGCTGCTCTCCGTCGCCTCGATGACCACCGCCATGGCGCAGGTCGAGCGCGGTGCCAACCGGATCTACGGCATCCGGCGCGACCGGCCCGCGCTGCGCAAGTACGGCCGGGCGGCGGTGCTCACCGGGCTGCTCGCGGTGCCGGTCGGGCTCGGCTTCCTGCTCCTGGTCGGCGGCGGGGCGTTCGCCGACGGGATGACCGAGGCCTACGGCTGGTCCGACGGCACCCGGCGCACCTGGAACGTGCTGCGCTGGCCGGTCGGCGCGGCGCTCCTGGTGCTCGCCATCGCGGTGCTGCTCGACCACGCCCCGCGCCGCCGGCAGCCGGCGCTGAGCTGGCTCGCGCTCGGCGGGGTGGTCGCGGTGGTGCTGAGCATGCTCGCCACCGCCGGCCTCGCGGCGTACGTCGGGCTCAGCGGGTCCTTCGGCAGCACCTACGGGCCGCTCGCCGGCATGGTCGCGCTGCTGCTGTGGGCGCTGCTCGCCGCGATCTCGTTCTTCTACGGCGTCGCCGTGTGCGCCCAGCTGGAGGCGCTGCGGGCGGGCCAGCGCGAGCCGGCGTACGACGACCCGGGGCGCCCGCACGGGCGGGTCGTGGACTGA
- the trhA gene encoding PAQR family membrane homeostasis protein TrhA: MNRGMDDVRAGIEHLGDSFHETFEDLKPKLRGWLHLGVVPLTLAGGIVLIALSPDTLTRIGSTVFTLSALLLFTVSAIYHTGTWSPRTWAFLRRFDHSNIFVLIAGSYTPFSLILLEGTQRTVLLTVVWTGAILGVLFRIFWTDAPRWLYTPIYIAMGWAAVFFLPGFLRGAEELGGTAGITAFVMIVVGGALYTLGGVVYGFKRPDPWPQWFGFHEVFHTFTILAFAAHYVGVSVATYALR, translated from the coding sequence ATGAACCGCGGGATGGACGACGTGCGCGCAGGGATCGAGCACCTCGGCGACTCCTTCCACGAGACGTTCGAGGACCTCAAGCCCAAGCTGCGCGGATGGCTGCACCTGGGGGTCGTGCCGCTGACCCTCGCCGGCGGGATCGTGCTGATCGCCCTGTCGCCCGACACCCTCACCCGGATCGGGTCGACGGTGTTCACCCTCTCGGCGCTCCTGCTCTTCACGGTCTCCGCGATCTACCACACGGGCACCTGGTCGCCCCGGACATGGGCGTTCCTGCGGCGCTTCGACCACTCCAACATCTTCGTGCTGATCGCCGGCTCCTACACACCCTTCAGCCTGATCCTGCTGGAGGGCACCCAGCGCACCGTGCTGCTGACGGTCGTCTGGACCGGCGCGATCCTGGGCGTGCTGTTCCGGATCTTCTGGACCGACGCCCCGCGCTGGCTCTACACGCCGATCTACATCGCGATGGGCTGGGCGGCGGTCTTCTTCCTGCCCGGGTTCCTGCGCGGCGCCGAGGAGCTGGGCGGCACGGCCGGCATCACCGCGTTCGTGATGATCGTGGTCGGGGGGGCGCTCTACACCCTCGGCGGCGTGGTCTACGGCTTCAAGCGCCCCGACCCGTGGCCGCAGTGGTTCGGCTTCCACGAGGTCTTCCACACCTTCACGATCCTCGCGTTCGCCGCGCACTACGTCGGCGTCTCCGTCGCGACGTACGCCCTGCGCTGA